The nucleotide sequence ATCATTTACGAaaacaaaaatgttcaaaataccTACCTTGTAAATATAAGCTTGATCAGAGGGAAAGTTGATTGAACTGTATCGTTATAGATGTTGTGATTATAAAAGAATCAGAGCAAAGAAATTAAAGACAAACGTTTTTGATACAGGGTTTTAGTGGCAAGATCctgtatcttttttttatataaaaagatTATCAATTTAATCAACTATAACGAGTAAAAAAAGATCATGTAGGTAGAGTAAAGTAATTCACAATACAGCtatatttcattcattttatttgcATGTTCATTCATAAAGTCATTTTTTATCTATAATCCAAGTATTTCTTTAAATCGTGACTCAGAATAATAGATGGTCTGAAATGTGACCGGATTTCAATTGTATCTCTCAATCTTATAATTGGTTTTATTGAATGAAGAGCGATAGATGATATTGAAAACCTGCAAGTgctaaaatatttcatcagttaTTAATTCTTCCTTGAAATCAATGAACTCAAATGCTTGATTGCAACAGTGTTGTATAATATTGAATCTTGACTAATTTATAGAGAtactaaaaattgtataaaattaattgtatgAAGCAATGTGACATGGTTTTCCGGTTATTTTGTAGTGCCTCCTTATCGCGCCTGAGGTCAAGTTAGGATCAAGTTTTCTGTTCCACTTAGAAATTCAGAATGAGAAAAATCCCTCCATTAGTTGGTCCATTGGTATGTGGTGAGTGAGTGTTTTTGCATGATGAAATTGTGCCTTGTGCAAGGAGTTCTTCCGATTCTGGCCGTATTGGCCACAGTGGTTGTAGGTGCACCAAAAATGggcagaaaaaatcactttctcaGTGGTCTCTGCAGTCCAGACGACGTGATGATCTACACAGATGATACGAGAATAGAAAATTCTGGGCCAAGTATTCTCAATGCCACGCTTGAGGTGAGCGCGCCCAAGTTCAAGAGGTGTAAGCAAAAAATGATGtttattcataaatctctcTATCTCCAAAACAGATCTATATTGATCCACCAGTACCAATAAAGTGTATAATAGCCGAAGATCAAATGGATGACGGAACTGGTGGCGTTATGACGCTCAATTCGGGTGGTATGAATCACAATTGGGTCTTTCTCGATGTTCAGGGTCAATACGGTCAGGGATTTCACTTCAAGATACACATTTATGGTTTCCCGCCATCTGAAAATGGTCCAACACTCAC is from Phlebotomus papatasi isolate M1 chromosome 1, Ppap_2.1, whole genome shotgun sequence and encodes:
- the LOC129809458 gene encoding uncharacterized protein LOC129809458 is translated as MMKLCLVQGVLPILAVLATVVVGAPKMGRKNHFLSGLCSPDDVMIYTDDTRIENSGPSILNATLEIYIDPPVPIKCIIAEDQMDDGTGGVMTLNSGGMNHNWVFLDVQGQYGQGFHFKIHIYGFPPSENGPTLTIRAT